GTCCAGGATGACCTCGATGCCCGCCTCGTGCAGCGCCCGGACCATCGCCTTGAACTCCAGCACCTGCTCCCCGTACTGCCCCGACGAGCTGTACGCGTTGTGCGGCGCGAAGAACCCGATCGTGTTGTAGCCCCAGTAATTCGTGAGGCCCCGCGCCACCAGCGCGTGCTCGGGGACCGACTGGTGCACCGGCATCAGCTCCACCGCCGTCACGCCGAGGTCGAGCAGATGCTCGATCATCACCGGGTGCGCCAGGCCCGCGTACGTGCCGCGCTGCTCCTCGGGAATCCCCGGATGCAGCTGCGTCAGGCCCTTCACGTGCGCCTCGTAGATGACGCTCTCGTGGTACGGGATGCGCGGCGGCCGGTCGTCCGCCCAGTCGAAGAACGGGTTGATGACGACGTTCTTCGGCATGTACGGGGCGCTGTCGTCCTCGTTCAGCGCGTCGGGATCGGCGAACCGGTAGGAGAACAGCGACTCGTGCCAGCGGACCTCCCCCTCGACCGCCTTGCCGTACGGGTCGAGCAGCAGCTTCGACGGGTTGCAGCGGTGCCCCTCGCCCGGATCGAACGGCCCGTGGACCCGGTACCCGTACCGCTGGCCCGGACCCACCCCGGGCAGGTAGCCGTGCCAGACGAACCCGTCCACCTCGGGCAGCTCCTGCCGCGTCTCCCGCCCCGCCTCGTCGAACAGGCACAGCTCGACCCGCCGCGCCACCTCCGAGAACAGCGCGAAGTTCGTGCCCGTGCCGTCCCAGGTGGCGCCCAGCGGATAGGGGTCACCGGGCCAAACCTCCCGCATGTCGCTACTCCTCCGCCGGTCCGTCCTGGCCCGTCGATTGTGACCTACCCACCGTCCTCCAGCCCCCACCCCTGGCGCCAGACGTCCTCCTCGTCGGCGGTGGTCTCGCCGGTGCGGTGCAGGCCGAGTTTGGCGGCGACGGCCGCGGAGGGGCGGTTGTCCGGGTGGACGGTGGCGACGATGTCGTGGACGCCGTGGGCGCGGAGCCAGTCCAGCAGGGCGCGGGCGGCCTCGGTGGCGAAACCGAAGCCCTGGTAGGGCGTCCCGATGACCCAGGCGACGGAGGCGCGGCGGCGGGCGGGAGCGGGCGTCACGGTCGAGCCGCTGGACGCGGGCGCCACGGCGAAACCCGGCGGCGCCGGGGCGACGGTCGCCTGCACGTAGCCGATGGCCTGCCGGTCGCGGACCCGGCGGACGATCCAGTTCAGCCAGCCCTCCTGGTGGAACGGGGACGGCCCGGCGACCAGGCGCGCGTAGTGGGCGCGCAGCTCGTCCACCGTGAGCGGCTCGCCGCCGATGTAGCGGTGCAGGCGCCGGTCGTCCAGGACGGCGGCCATCTCGTCGGCGTGGTCGACCGCCAGCGGTTCCAGGACGAGGCGCTGGGTCCGGATGGTCTCGGCGAGCGGCCCGTACACCCCGCCGATCGTAGGCCCTGCCGAAGCGGGGG
The sequence above is drawn from the Actinomadura hallensis genome and encodes:
- a CDS encoding GNAT family N-acetyltransferase yields the protein MYGPLAETIRTQRLVLEPLAVDHADEMAAVLDDRRLHRYIGGEPLTVDELRAHYARLVAGPSPFHQEGWLNWIVRRVRDRQAIGYVQATVAPAPPGFAVAPASSGSTVTPAPARRRASVAWVIGTPYQGFGFATEAARALLDWLRAHGVHDIVATVHPDNRPSAAVAAKLGLHRTGETTADEEDVWRQGWGLEDGG